CAGGTAGCTTAATTATCTGGAAAAAGAAAAAGATTGGCACAAGAGTGATGACCCGGGATTTAGGATAGAGGATAAAGTATGCACCCAAAATCCCAGCAATAGCCCCACTGGCACCAATCGAGGGCACAGAAGAAGTGGGATTGGCAAAGATATGAGCTAAGCTTGCCCCCAATCCGCAAAGGAGATAGAAAATCAGGAACTTAAAATGTCCCAATCTATCCTCTACATTATCAGCAAAAATCCAGAGATACAACATATTGCCCAGAAGATGAACCCATCCTCCATGTAGGAAAAGGGAAGTGAATATTGGAAAGTAACTCCTAAGGAGTCCTTGAGATACATAGAGGCGAGAATCAAAAAAGCGCGCGGGCACCACACCAGCAAATTTCACAAGTTCTGGCAATTGTCGACCGAGGCTAAGCTCATAAAAAAAAACAGAAATGTTTGCCACAATTAGAAATATGGTGCTAATGGGATACCTTTCTGATGGTATGGTGTCTTTAAGTGGAATCATTTTTGTTCTATATTTATTTTTTGTAGCAGCAAAGCGTAAGCTTTGCTCCCCTGTAGGGGACGGACTCCGTGCCGTCCCTTCCTTTGGGCGACCATCCCGATACATCGGGATCGCCCTTACAATGCAGAGTTATCGCCCTGCGGCAACATTTTATTTTGCCTTGATACCTAATTTATCATATAAATACCGGAAATTTATCTCCCGATTAACCAGTTCTACTGCTCTGGTCACCTTCTTCTTCCCGCTAACTCTCAAGCGTCTCAGTAGGCTTTCTATTTTTTCAACCGTTGTGAGTGTGTCTTCTTTAACCAATATCATCGGTACTTGCCGTTCTTCTGCCCGAGAAATTATAATATTGCTGGGGAAAAGGTTGCCTGTTAAAATAATGCATCTCGTCGAGGTTTCCAGGGCAGCAAGCTGGATGTCCGGGCGGTCACCTCCAGTAATAACCGCTTTGTTTTGAACTTTTCGGAAATACCTTAAAGCCCCTTCGACATTCATAGCCCCTATCATAAAATGTTCCACTAGCTCGTCCAGCTTATCATCGCAACAAAGAATTTCTCCTCCCAGGTTATTACAGAGTTCGCCAATGCTAATAGCATTTAATAAGGTATCCTGAGGAATCATGCCTAAAACTTCGATTCCCTCTCTTTTCAAAAAAGGAACTATTCTCCTTTTGAAATAGTCAATCCTGTCTGAGGCTACGCGGTTTAGAACAACACCTATAAAACTTTCTCCCAGAAACTCGCTGGCAGCAAGAATAGAGTCTACTGAAATATCTGTTTCGCATTTGTTAATTAATACGGTTTTTGCTTTCATTTTTTTAATTAGTTTTTTTCCGGGGATACCTAAGAATGAACCTTCGTTGAGATTACCCGCTCCTCCTATTAGAACCAAATTTCTACCCTTAGAAATCTTATTATAAGCGTCAATCACTTTATCCTCGATATTTTTTATTTTTTTCGTATAGGCTTGAATGGTGAGGTCCTGAGTCAAAACAACCGGGCAAACTAAATCGAGTGGGTCCCGTAGTCCCAAAATTTCCTCCATGGAGACTCCGTCTTCGTCAGTTAATACCTTTCCTACTCTAACAGGAAGTTTTCCCAGAGGTTTAAAATAGGCAACAGATATACCATCGTTTTGAAACCTCTTTCCCAAACCTATACAAACCAGAGTCTTTCCGGAATATTCGGAAGTAGAACCTACATATAGAGAGACCATTTCATCCTCCTTTATTTAAAAATGTAGCAGTGCCAAGAGTTAAGTTGTAGGTAGTGTAGCCCTTTATGGGCGTAATTTTTACGGGGACAAGCCCCTACACTACCAATTTAAATTAAATTTTTATTGTTAAGCGGGAGTCTATTACCACAGCTCCTTTCCCCGCAGGTAAAACCATCAATGGATTTATATCAATCTCCAAAATTTCGGAAAAATCTGTAACCAGTTGAGACAGTCTTAACAGAGACTCTCTAACTGCTATTAAGTCAGAAGGTTCTTCTCCTCTCACTCCTTTAAGAATTGGGTATGAACGAATTTCTTTTATCATTAACTCTGCTTCATTGAAAGTTAATGGCGCAATTCTGAAAGATACGTCTTTAAGGACTTCTACATAGATTCCCCCAAGCCCGAACATAAGAAGAGGACCGAAGGACGGATCTCTGGAGGAGCCTAATACTACCTCTTTCCCTGGTGCAATCATCTCTTCTACAGTTACTCCCAGGATTAACGCTTCCGGCATAAATCTCTTTGCATTTGAGATGAGGTCTTCAAAGCTTATGGCAACTTGAGACTTCTCAGTGATTCCCACCTTAACTCCCCCTACATCAGATTTGTGTAAAATATCGGGTGAGACAATCTTCATCACCACGGGGTAACCGAGAGAGTTCGCCGCAGAGATTGCCTCACGCGAAGTCTCAGTAACGATTCTCTGGGGAAGAGAAAAACCATAGGCTGAGAGCACTTCTCTTGTCTCTTCGGTAGTCAAATTCGCTTCGCTTTTCTCTTTCGCTTTTGTGAAAATCTCCTCTGCTTTCTTCTTATTTATCTCAAAAGACAGAGTCTTGCCAGAAGGTGTCTCTTTCCACTTTCGGTACTTAACCATAGCCTCCAGAGCAGAAATGGTACGCTCCGGGTAAGAATAATTGGGTATCTTTCCCGAACGCAAAATCCTTATACCTTCTTTAACTTCCAACCGTCCCATAAAGGAAGAGACAATGGGTTTGTCAGAGACTGCTGAGGAAATTTTGCGTATAACTTCTGCCGTTTCTTTTATCTTAGTCATCGCTTGAGGAGCCAGAATTACAGTAAGGCTATCAACTCCCGGGTCATCAACGATGGTTTTCATTGCCTTCTCATAACGATCTGCTCCTGCATCGCCAATCACATCAACTGGATTATATATGGAAGCGTTAGGGGGGAGTTCTTTTCGGAGTTTACTAATTGTGTTTTCCCTGAAAGAAGCCATCTGGAGAATAGAATTTTCTACTGCATCAGCTGCAATAATTCCCGGACCACCGGCATTGGTCAGAATAGCAAGATTTGGTCCTCGGGGAAGAGGTTGATAGGCAAAGGCAATAGCGTAATCAAAAAGAGTTTGTACTGTCTCAGCTCTGATTATCCCACATTGTCTAAAAGCAGCTTCATAGGCGGTGTCCAAACCTGTCAAGGTTCCTGTGTGTGAAGAGGCAGCTCTTGCACCGGCTTGTGTCCGTCCAGATTTGATAATAATAACAGGTTTTTTTCGGGAAACCTCTCTAGCTACTTCCATAAATCTAGTCCCATTGCTTACTCCTTCCAGGTAGCCGAGGATGACTTTGGTTTCATGGTCCTCAGCCAAGGTAAGCAACAGGTCCACCTCGTCGATATCTGCCTTGTTTCCCAGGCTAATGAATTTTGAGAATCCGACATCTTCCCCAAGTGCCCAATCTAAAACGGCAGTACATAGAGCGCCAGATTGGGAAAAGAAGGCAATATTTCCTGGGGAAGGCATACCTGCGGCAAAAGAGGCGTTGAGGTTTGAAGCAGTATCGATAATTCCAAGACAATTCGGACCGAGTACCCTTATACCTGAGTTTTTGATAGTTTCAACTAATTCTCTTTCGAGTTGAGAACCCTGTTTACCAGATTCTTTGAAGCCGGCTGAAATAATAACTACTGTGCCGATTCCTCTGTTCACGCAATCTTTAAGGATAGAAGGAACAAATTGAGAAGGAATGGCAACCACAGCGAGGTCTATCTCCCCTTCCACAGCAAAAATTGTGGAATATGCTCTTATTCTCAAAATTTCTTCTGCTTTGGGATTGATGGGATAAATCTTTCCTGGGTAGCCATATTGGAGGAGATTTTTCAAAACGCTATGGCCAACTTTTCCTTCCTGGCGGGAAGCACCGATAACTGCTATTGATTTAGGGTTGAAAAGTTTTTTCATCACTCTTTTGAGCTCAATTCCGTTTAAACAGAGAAATATATCGTTAGTTCACTCTATTTTCTTGTCGTATTTTGTTGTC
Above is a window of bacterium DNA encoding:
- a CDS encoding acetate--CoA ligase, which produces MKKLFNPKSIAVIGASRQEGKVGHSVLKNLLQYGYPGKIYPINPKAEEILRIRAYSTIFAVEGEIDLAVVAIPSQFVPSILKDCVNRGIGTVVIISAGFKESGKQGSQLERELVETIKNSGIRVLGPNCLGIIDTASNLNASFAAGMPSPGNIAFFSQSGALCTAVLDWALGEDVGFSKFISLGNKADIDEVDLLLTLAEDHETKVILGYLEGVSNGTRFMEVAREVSRKKPVIIIKSGRTQAGARAASSHTGTLTGLDTAYEAAFRQCGIIRAETVQTLFDYAIAFAYQPLPRGPNLAILTNAGGPGIIAADAVENSILQMASFRENTISKLRKELPPNASIYNPVDVIGDAGADRYEKAMKTIVDDPGVDSLTVILAPQAMTKIKETAEVIRKISSAVSDKPIVSSFMGRLEVKEGIRILRSGKIPNYSYPERTISALEAMVKYRKWKETPSGKTLSFEINKKKAEEIFTKAKEKSEANLTTEETREVLSAYGFSLPQRIVTETSREAISAANSLGYPVVMKIVSPDILHKSDVGGVKVGITEKSQVAISFEDLISNAKRFMPEALILGVTVEEMIAPGKEVVLGSSRDPSFGPLLMFGLGGIYVEVLKDVSFRIAPLTFNEAELMIKEIRSYPILKGVRGEEPSDLIAVRESLLRLSQLVTDFSEILEIDINPLMVLPAGKGAVVIDSRLTIKI
- a CDS encoding phosphotransacetylase family protein, giving the protein MVSLYVGSTSEYSGKTLVCIGLGKRFQNDGISVAYFKPLGKLPVRVGKVLTDEDGVSMEEILGLRDPLDLVCPVVLTQDLTIQAYTKKIKNIEDKVIDAYNKISKGRNLVLIGGAGNLNEGSFLGIPGKKLIKKMKAKTVLINKCETDISVDSILAASEFLGESFIGVVLNRVASDRIDYFKRRIVPFLKREGIEVLGMIPQDTLLNAISIGELCNNLGGEILCCDDKLDELVEHFMIGAMNVEGALRYFRKVQNKAVITGGDRPDIQLAALETSTRCIILTGNLFPSNIIISRAEERQVPMILVKEDTLTTVEKIESLLRRLRVSGKKKVTRAVELVNREINFRYLYDKLGIKAK
- a CDS encoding rhomboid family intramembrane serine protease; the encoded protein is MIPLKDTIPSERYPISTIFLIVANISVFFYELSLGRQLPELVKFAGVVPARFFDSRLYVSQGLLRSYFPIFTSLFLHGGWVHLLGNMLYLWIFADNVEDRLGHFKFLIFYLLCGLGASLAHIFANPTSSVPSIGASGAIAGILGAYFILYPKSRVITLVPIFFFFQIIKLPAFIFLGIWFLMQFFIGVLTLGPGTAQAGGIAWWAHIGGFLSGIFFILLLKGKKHPKRK